In Methanobacterium sp., a single genomic region encodes these proteins:
- a CDS encoding DUF6569 family protein, translated as MDELIADYIYQVELGEVQEYKGMSVFPLFNSGNDSLYITLKEALDADLLTVTEIDDIASVPELNVINRANVPVLLLDGEELVGAKQNRVLNTTILLKPNCETVIPVSCTEQGRWSYNSLKFRESGNVASYRVRRSKSASVNESLQRQGEFRSDQRMVWNEIDDMAQDAGVSSRTRAMQDVYLSREEDLKMYNCSFPVQEGQKGILVMVNGEVMGMDIISSGIAYYILHRKLLKSYALEALIQEEKGEGGFNGRDKARSFLDEVRLSMGEKHKSVGYGWDHRLEGPRVVGSSLTYHDQVIHTAFFIRGENKTKDMSSYTKSGGVLG; from the coding sequence TTGGATGAATTAATAGCAGATTACATTTACCAGGTGGAATTAGGGGAAGTCCAGGAATATAAGGGCATGTCAGTTTTCCCTCTTTTTAACAGTGGGAATGACTCTCTCTACATCACCCTCAAGGAAGCACTGGATGCCGATCTTTTAACTGTGACTGAAATCGATGATATTGCTTCAGTTCCTGAATTAAATGTAATTAACCGGGCTAATGTTCCTGTTTTATTATTGGATGGGGAGGAACTGGTGGGTGCCAAGCAGAACCGTGTGCTGAACACCACTATATTGCTGAAACCCAATTGCGAAACAGTGATCCCGGTGAGCTGCACTGAGCAGGGTAGATGGAGTTATAACTCTCTGAAATTCAGGGAGTCCGGGAATGTGGCCTCTTACAGGGTGCGCCGATCCAAATCTGCATCAGTTAATGAATCACTGCAGAGGCAGGGGGAGTTTCGCTCTGACCAGAGGATGGTTTGGAATGAGATAGATGATATGGCTCAAGATGCCGGGGTCAGTTCCAGGACCAGGGCCATGCAGGATGTTTACCTCTCCAGGGAGGAAGATCTAAAAATGTATAACTGTTCATTCCCAGTACAGGAGGGGCAAAAGGGAATTCTGGTTATGGTTAATGGAGAGGTTATGGGTATGGATATTATATCCAGTGGGATTGCCTACTACATTCTCCACAGGAAACTCCTTAAAAGCTATGCTCTGGAAGCATTAATTCAGGAGGAAAAAGGTGAAGGTGGATTTAATGGCCGGGATAAAGCCCGTTCATTTCTGGATGAAGTGCGCTTGTCCATGGGTGAAAAGCACAAATCAGTGGGGTATGGCTGGGATCATCGCTTGGAGGGACCCAGAGTGGTGGGTTCATCCTTAACTTACCATGACCAGGTGATACACACGGCCTTTTTCATCCGTGGGGAAAATAAGACAAAGGATATGTCCAGTTACACTAAAAGCGGCGGAGTTTTAGGATGA
- a CDS encoding radical SAM protein, whose protein sequence is MKVLFSTPPGNTAEKWPPLGLLYLAASLKRHRSDDVKVVDAFCMNLTKVELLKLIKKENPDILGLNTSTHSFINSIEVLQEVSRVLPNTTIVMGGYHATFAAEQILKTYPFVNYVIKGEADRAIVELLECIENDIQPSQVEGISFVDEDHYFTNPPALIKNLDNLAFPDRNLLKDVEYGYTYHNIPLMFGKLTTMSTSRGCPFGCSYCSCASFSRRNLRYRSAENVIHEMQMLSDDGFKNLVIVDDNFTYKPERVEEICELIKEERIRMKFYCEGRVDKAFPDLLKKMKNAGFDVIYFGAESRSKHALDYYNKKITPEQTMKAVENAKKANMIVITSFILGAPVESMEDLKKTINFIHQLKPHGIQMNILDILIGTKLWEDMSQRGKIGPEDWKTNHHIYEYEDSGHNRNELEKLVNQGYKAHFDSWKNKKTIEELIKLILYNQTARSTIFNNLLSPHIWKSIKELETHKRMDEIT, encoded by the coding sequence ATGAAAGTCCTATTCTCGACACCACCTGGTAACACTGCCGAGAAGTGGCCCCCTTTGGGATTACTGTATCTGGCTGCCAGCCTCAAAAGGCACAGAAGTGATGATGTTAAGGTAGTAGACGCGTTTTGTATGAACTTAACTAAAGTTGAGCTCTTAAAATTAATCAAAAAAGAAAATCCAGATATTTTAGGACTTAATACATCGACTCACTCCTTTATTAACTCCATTGAAGTGCTCCAGGAGGTATCACGAGTTTTGCCCAACACAACCATCGTTATGGGCGGATATCACGCAACTTTTGCTGCAGAACAAATATTAAAAACATATCCCTTTGTAAATTACGTTATTAAAGGTGAGGCCGACAGGGCCATTGTAGAACTTCTCGAATGCATTGAAAATGACATTCAACCGTCCCAAGTAGAAGGGATAAGTTTTGTTGATGAAGACCACTATTTCACTAACCCACCTGCTTTAATCAAAAACCTTGACAATCTTGCTTTCCCTGATAGAAACCTCCTTAAAGATGTGGAATATGGATACACTTACCATAACATACCTCTGATGTTCGGCAAATTAACCACCATGAGCACTTCGAGGGGCTGTCCATTTGGATGTTCTTACTGCTCTTGTGCTTCATTTTCGCGTAGAAATCTTCGTTACAGGAGTGCAGAGAATGTAATTCATGAAATGCAGATGCTTTCTGATGACGGCTTTAAAAACCTAGTGATTGTAGACGATAATTTCACATATAAGCCTGAACGGGTAGAGGAAATATGTGAACTCATCAAAGAGGAAAGAATCAGAATGAAATTCTATTGCGAGGGTCGGGTCGATAAAGCATTTCCAGATCTCTTGAAAAAGATGAAAAATGCCGGCTTTGATGTGATATATTTTGGAGCAGAGAGCAGGTCGAAGCATGCACTGGACTATTATAATAAAAAGATAACACCAGAACAGACCATGAAAGCTGTTGAAAACGCAAAAAAAGCGAATATGATCGTTATTACTTCCTTCATTTTAGGTGCCCCGGTAGAATCAATGGAAGATTTAAAGAAAACTATCAATTTTATACACCAATTGAAACCGCACGGAATTCAGATGAATATATTGGACATACTTATTGGGACAAAACTTTGGGAAGATATGTCCCAGAGGGGTAAAATCGGTCCAGAAGATTGGAAGACCAACCACCACATATACGAGTACGAGGATAGTGGACATAACAGAAATGAATTGGAAAAATTGGTTAATCAAGGATATAAAGCCCATTTTGATTCCTGGAAAAATAAAAAAACCATAGAAGAGCTTATAAAACTCATATTATATAACCAGACAGCCAGAAGCACCATTTTCAACAATCTTTTAAGTCCCCATATATGGAAATCCATAAAAGAATTAGAAACCCATAAAAGAATGGATGAAATCACTTAA
- a CDS encoding zinc dependent phospholipase C family protein, with translation MNKLKPILTFRIFLILIIITLSTIPSSFAWSWDTHSQIIDTVYQGLPSDVQKNLNLELMKNASNDPDEKFKDFTYHSYPKSYEKAKIWLDNGKAAYDKGDYDEASTDYGIASHYISDTFSAPHCVSKEASSDHSKYEKQGTKLKPTATNQGGELKTLMQNGYTQGGTSWNQWLETKDTNIVQNNLNDAASVSLSAISNSINVNATTNSTTSTSNDVLSSLYELIMSFIPEDNN, from the coding sequence ATGAATAAATTAAAACCTATCTTAACTTTCCGTATATTTTTAATTCTCATAATTATCACCTTAAGCACCATTCCATCATCTTTTGCATGGAGCTGGGATACTCACTCCCAGATCATAGACACTGTTTACCAGGGGTTACCGTCTGATGTGCAGAAGAACCTCAACCTGGAGTTAATGAAAAATGCATCTAACGACCCTGATGAAAAATTCAAAGACTTCACCTACCACAGCTATCCCAAAAGCTATGAAAAAGCTAAAATATGGCTTGATAATGGAAAAGCTGCCTACGACAAAGGGGACTATGATGAAGCTAGCACTGATTATGGAATTGCCTCCCACTATATATCCGACACCTTCTCTGCACCACACTGCGTGAGCAAGGAAGCATCCTCTGATCACAGCAAATATGAAAAACAGGGAACCAAACTCAAACCAACTGCCACTAACCAAGGCGGAGAATTGAAAACCTTAATGCAGAATGGTTACACCCAGGGCGGGACCAGCTGGAATCAATGGCTGGAAACTAAAGACACTAATATTGTACAGAATAACCTCAATGATGCCGCATCGGTTTCATTATCCGCCATCAGTAACAGCATAAATGTTAATGCCACCACCAATTCCACAACCAGTACATCTAACGATGTATTATCCTCGTTATATGAATTAATAATGAGTTTCATTCCGGAGGATAATAACTAA
- a CDS encoding SatD family protein, with product MNREGHVLLGDIVSSKKIKNRAKFQKKLMKACDAINQAHNDNIIAEMKIIKGSDEIGCLLGNLAPLYDIIDGISNDLYPVKIRFVLVNGKIDTGFETKDISQMDGPAFHQASKLIMDLKKEKLIFNMSTSNKILDILITNNINLIYLLKKRWSSAKLEIIHSYERWGDQRKVASKLGISQQTVSYHLMSSNWKEIKKMEAELNQSLKELRMGST from the coding sequence ATGAACAGGGAAGGACATGTGTTACTGGGAGATATCGTCTCATCAAAAAAGATTAAAAATAGAGCCAAATTTCAGAAAAAGCTCATGAAAGCCTGTGATGCTATTAATCAAGCCCATAATGATAATATTATAGCTGAGATGAAGATTATAAAGGGATCAGATGAGATCGGTTGCCTTTTGGGAAACCTTGCACCGCTTTATGATATAATTGATGGGATTTCCAATGATTTATACCCTGTAAAAATCCGATTTGTCTTGGTTAACGGTAAAATTGATACAGGTTTCGAGACTAAAGATATCTCACAGATGGATGGTCCTGCCTTCCACCAGGCCTCTAAACTGATAATGGATCTTAAAAAAGAAAAATTAATATTTAACATGTCAACAAGTAATAAAATACTGGACATACTCATTACCAATAACATAAACCTAATTTATCTTTTAAAGAAAAGATGGTCTTCTGCGAAGCTAGAGATTATTCACTCCTATGAAAGATGGGGTGATCAGAGGAAAGTTGCCAGCAAACTGGGTATATCTCAGCAGACTGTTTCATATCACCTTATGTCTTCCAACTGGAAGGAAATTAAAAAAATGGAAGCAGAACTTAACCAGTCATTAAAAGAATTAAGAATGGGATCAACATGA
- a CDS encoding tocopherol cyclase family protein, producing the protein MGKIWKPEVFQGRGKKKDYFEGWYFKSVSRDEKIAYAIIVGVSITKKLNKSHAFVMFMDARNQDLHYFKYPLSSFWANKEKFEIKIGNNFFSMNDIYLDIDDGHTKITAKMKFDNIFPWPVKKLSPGVMGIYAFIPFMECYHGVLSFNHSIKGYVEINNKKKDFTGGKGYIEKDWGSSMPSSWIWMQTNHFDEVDLSLFGSIAKIPWLGNYFTGYIFGLLHNKRLYKFTTYNGAKIEKLQVTDDTIKIIIVNKELELQIDASRDEGVDIPAPKLGEMTAKVNESLRSRINIKLFRKNKKEKLLILSGTGRNAGLEFVGDLNELLKGF; encoded by the coding sequence ATGGGGAAAATCTGGAAGCCCGAAGTTTTCCAGGGCAGAGGGAAGAAAAAAGACTATTTTGAAGGATGGTACTTCAAATCTGTTTCTCGAGATGAAAAAATAGCTTACGCTATAATTGTTGGAGTATCCATCACCAAAAAACTAAATAAATCCCATGCTTTTGTAATGTTCATGGATGCACGCAACCAGGATCTTCATTACTTTAAATATCCACTTTCAAGCTTCTGGGCGAATAAGGAAAAATTTGAAATCAAAATTGGTAATAACTTTTTCAGTATGAATGATATATACCTTGATATTGATGATGGTCACACAAAAATTACAGCCAAAATGAAATTCGATAACATTTTTCCATGGCCAGTTAAAAAATTATCTCCAGGGGTTATGGGGATTTATGCCTTTATTCCTTTTATGGAATGTTACCATGGTGTTTTAAGTTTCAACCATTCAATCAAGGGATATGTAGAGATAAACAATAAGAAAAAAGATTTCACGGGGGGAAAAGGATATATTGAGAAGGATTGGGGTTCATCCATGCCCTCATCATGGATTTGGATGCAGACTAACCATTTTGATGAAGTTGATTTATCTCTTTTTGGATCCATTGCCAAAATTCCATGGCTCGGTAATTATTTTACAGGTTACATATTCGGTTTACTCCATAATAAACGATTATACAAGTTTACAACATACAACGGAGCTAAAATCGAAAAATTACAGGTTACTGATGACACTATCAAAATAATAATTGTTAATAAAGAATTAGAACTACAAATAGACGCCAGTCGGGATGAAGGTGTGGATATTCCTGCTCCAAAATTGGGGGAAATGACGGCTAAAGTTAACGAATCCCTCCGATCCAGAATAAATATAAAATTATTTAGGAAAAATAAAAAAGAAAAATTATTAATACTTTCAGGAACCGGTAGAAATGCTGGTTTAGAGTTTGTGGGGGATTTAAACGAATTATTGAAGGGTTTTTGA
- a CDS encoding virulence RhuM family protein: MVEDQKLQKNNIILYKGDEGAATIEVLFKDETMWSTQKTMAELFDVTPSTINEHLKNIFQIGELSKKSTIRNFLIVQKEGNREVSRDINFYNLDAIIAVGYRVNSKKATQFRIWATNVLNQFITKGFVLDDELLKNGTRFGRDYFDELLEKIREIRASERRFYQKITDIYAQCSFDYNKDAEITRTFYATIQNKLHWAITHHTAAEIISERADSSKKNMGITTWKNAPEGKILKSDTGVAKNYLSQEEISELNRIVNMYLDYAENQANRHKLMSMEDWVSRLDKFLEFNEYDILKNPGKVTKAVAKEIASKEFEKYREIQDKDYISDFDKDVARKYLDKTGNGYT, from the coding sequence ATGGTTGAAGATCAAAAATTACAAAAGAATAATATAATTCTTTACAAGGGCGATGAAGGGGCGGCAACCATTGAAGTTCTTTTTAAAGATGAAACCATGTGGTCCACACAGAAAACTATGGCAGAACTCTTTGATGTGACACCATCAACCATAAATGAACATTTGAAAAATATATTTCAAATCGGTGAATTATCTAAAAAGTCAACTATTAGGAATTTCCTAATAGTTCAAAAAGAAGGTAATAGAGAAGTTAGTAGAGATATTAATTTTTATAATCTGGATGCAATTATTGCTGTAGGTTATCGGGTGAACTCTAAAAAGGCTACGCAATTCCGTATTTGGGCTACTAACGTCTTAAATCAATTTATAACCAAAGGTTTCGTTTTGGATGATGAACTTTTAAAAAACGGAACCCGTTTTGGTCGAGATTACTTTGATGAATTACTGGAAAAGATCCGTGAAATACGTGCCAGTGAACGTAGATTCTACCAGAAAATAACAGACATTTATGCACAGTGCAGCTTTGATTATAACAAAGATGCTGAGATTACCAGAACCTTCTATGCAACTATTCAAAATAAACTTCACTGGGCCATAACTCACCACACTGCAGCAGAAATCATATCAGAAAGAGCTGACAGCTCTAAAAAAAATATGGGCATTACAACCTGGAAAAATGCACCAGAAGGGAAAATCCTAAAATCAGACACTGGTGTTGCTAAAAACTATTTATCCCAAGAAGAGATTTCTGAATTGAATCGTATCGTTAACATGTACCTGGACTACGCAGAGAACCAGGCTAATAGACATAAACTCATGTCCATGGAAGACTGGGTATCAAGGTTAGATAAATTCCTAGAATTCAACGAATATGACATCCTAAAAAATCCGGGAAAAGTTACAAAAGCAGTAGCTAAAGAGATCGCCTCCAAAGAATTTGAAAAATATCGAGAAATCCAGGATAAGGATTATATTTCTGATTTTGATAAGGATGTGGCTCGGAAGTATTTGGATAAAACTGGAAATGGATACACTTAA
- a CDS encoding N-acetyltransferase, translating to MVKIEKIMENKKQFLALLLLADEQEDMVDKYLPSGDLFALYDDDLKSVCVVVPINSRNCELKNIATYEKYQGKGYGRALINFIFDFYKNDYQAMIVGTGETPAILSFYESCGFRKSYRVKNFFTDNYDHPIFEGDIQLVDMIYLKKDL from the coding sequence ATGGTGAAAATAGAAAAAATTATGGAAAATAAGAAACAGTTCCTTGCCTTATTGTTGTTGGCAGACGAGCAGGAAGATATGGTTGACAAGTATTTGCCGAGTGGAGACTTGTTTGCTTTATATGACGATGATTTGAAAAGTGTTTGCGTCGTAGTGCCGATAAATAGCAGAAACTGCGAGTTGAAAAACATAGCGACATACGAGAAATATCAGGGCAAAGGGTACGGTAGAGCGTTGATAAATTTCATTTTTGATTTCTACAAAAACGACTACCAAGCAATGATTGTCGGGACAGGCGAAACCCCTGCAATCTTGTCGTTTTATGAAAGTTGTGGATTTCGAAAGTCATATCGAGTAAAGAATTTTTTCACAGATAATTACGACCACCCTATTTTCGAGGGTGACATACAACTTGTTGATATGATTTATCTTAAAAAGGATTTATAG